Proteins from a single region of Erythrobacter sp.:
- a CDS encoding nuclear transport factor 2 family protein: MSAGHYGLARWHAYMESEGDPALLSALIADDCVFHSPVVHTPQSGKPIVMAYLLAAAEVLGNDSFHYVRELVDGDEMMLEFVTELNGISVNGIDIIRFGDDGKIHDFKVMVRPLKAINTVWEMMGAQLAKAKG, translated from the coding sequence ATGAGCGCCGGGCACTACGGACTCGCGCGCTGGCACGCCTATATGGAGAGCGAGGGCGATCCGGCCCTCCTCTCCGCGCTGATTGCCGATGATTGCGTGTTCCACTCGCCCGTGGTCCACACGCCGCAATCGGGCAAGCCGATCGTCATGGCCTACCTCCTCGCCGCAGCCGAAGTGCTGGGCAATGACAGCTTCCACTATGTCCGCGAGCTGGTGGACGGGGACGAGATGATGCTCGAATTCGTCACCGAACTGAACGGGATCAGCGTCAACGGGATCGACATCATCCGCTTCGGCGACGACGGGAAGATACATGATTTCAAGGTGATGGTGCGCCCCTTGAAGGCGATCAACACAGTGTGGGAGATGATGGGCGCGCAGTTGGCGAAGGCGAAGGGGTGA
- a CDS encoding BLUF domain-containing protein, translating into MRRIIYYSMAAPGLDRAEMFHLLYQARVANEARGLSGILLRAEDHLLQVLEGPTWKLCAAFDAIRRDVRHTGVTVIEERAIAEQTFPAWPMRYFDDRDFGKALRTMSAELGGDVPAAIDQAVRDFFVQAFAAHTSVTPSPSPTARPSSPTLC; encoded by the coding sequence ATGCGCCGCATCATCTATTACAGCATGGCCGCGCCCGGGCTTGATCGGGCGGAGATGTTTCATCTGCTCTATCAGGCGCGTGTGGCCAATGAAGCGCGGGGTCTTAGCGGCATCCTGCTGCGCGCCGAGGATCACTTGCTTCAGGTGCTGGAGGGGCCGACCTGGAAGCTGTGTGCGGCCTTCGATGCGATCCGCCGCGATGTTCGCCACACCGGGGTAACGGTGATCGAGGAGCGGGCAATTGCCGAGCAGACCTTCCCGGCCTGGCCGATGCGCTATTTCGACGATCGCGATTTCGGCAAGGCGCTGCGCACCATGAGCGCGGAGTTGGGCGGCGATGTGCCTGCGGCGATCGATCAGGCTGTGCGCGACTTCTTCGTGCAGGCCTTTGCGGCCCACACGAGCGTCACCCCTTCGCCTTCGCCAACTGCGCGCCCATCATCTCCCACACTGTGTTGA
- a CDS encoding BLUF domain-containing protein: MLSQYLYISTAPTLPREEVDAILATSARNNPARGITGLLLFNGRNFLQLLEGDEAEVADLMDKITADPRHAGVSVLDKRAIAMRACPDWAMKRVLIAESIASRREMLERDLPQGLDPEVRKMIVNFAVLN, from the coding sequence GTGCTTAGCCAGTATCTCTACATCAGCACCGCACCGACCTTGCCGCGCGAGGAAGTCGACGCGATTCTGGCCACCAGCGCGCGCAACAATCCGGCCCGCGGGATCACCGGGCTGCTCTTGTTCAACGGGCGCAATTTCCTCCAGTTGCTCGAAGGTGATGAGGCGGAGGTCGCGGACCTGATGGACAAGATCACGGCCGATCCGCGTCACGCCGGCGTCTCGGTTCTCGACAAGCGGGCGATTGCGATGCGCGCCTGCCCCGACTGGGCAATGAAGCGGGTCCTCATCGCCGAGAGTATCGCCAGCCGCCGCGAGATGCTGGAGCGTGATCTGCCGCAGGGGCTCGACCCTGAAGTGCGCAAGATGATCGTCAATTTCGCGGTGCTGAACTAG
- the rho gene encoding transcription termination factor Rho, whose product MHLKDLKRQTPAELVAMAEELGVEGASTMRRQDLLFSILRELAEDEEYEEKIMGIGTIEVLQDGFGFLRSPEANYLAGPDDIYVSPNQVRRWGLRTGDTVEGEIRAPRDGERYFALTTLSKVNFDDPDAVRLRTNFDNLTPLYPDSKLTLDSLDPTVKDKSARVIDIIAPQGKGQRALIVAPPRTGKTVLLQNIAKAITDNHPEVFLIVLLVDERPEEVTDMQRSVKGEVVSSTFDEPAQRHVQVAEMVIEKAKRLVEHKHDVVILLDSITRLGRAYNTVVPSSGKVLTGGVDANALQRPKRFFGAARNIEEGGSLSIIATALIDTGSRMDEVIFEEFKGTGNSEIVLDRKVADKRIFPALDVGKSGTRKEELLVAKDNLSKMWVLRRILMQMGTVDAMEFLLDKMKDSKTNEDFFNTMNQ is encoded by the coding sequence ATGCACCTCAAAGACTTGAAGCGACAGACCCCGGCCGAGCTGGTGGCGATGGCGGAAGAGCTGGGCGTCGAAGGCGCCTCGACCATGCGGCGGCAGGATCTGCTGTTCAGCATTCTGCGCGAACTCGCCGAGGACGAGGAATACGAAGAAAAGATCATGGGTATCGGCACCATCGAGGTGCTGCAGGATGGCTTCGGCTTCCTGCGCTCGCCCGAAGCGAACTATCTCGCCGGGCCGGACGATATCTATGTCTCGCCCAACCAGGTGCGCCGCTGGGGCCTGCGTACGGGTGACACCGTGGAAGGCGAAATCCGCGCCCCGCGCGATGGTGAGCGCTATTTTGCGCTGACGACGCTCTCCAAGGTCAATTTCGACGATCCCGACGCGGTCCGCCTGCGTACCAATTTCGACAACCTCACACCGCTCTATCCGGATTCGAAGCTCACGCTCGACAGCCTTGATCCGACCGTGAAGGACAAGAGCGCGCGGGTGATCGACATCATCGCACCGCAGGGCAAGGGCCAGCGCGCGCTGATCGTGGCGCCGCCGCGCACCGGTAAGACGGTGCTGCTCCAGAACATCGCCAAGGCGATCACCGACAATCACCCCGAGGTGTTCCTGATCGTGCTGCTCGTGGACGAGCGGCCCGAGGAAGTCACCGACATGCAGCGCAGTGTGAAGGGCGAGGTTGTCTCCTCGACTTTCGACGAGCCGGCGCAGCGCCACGTGCAGGTTGCCGAAATGGTGATCGAGAAGGCCAAGCGCCTCGTCGAGCACAAGCATGACGTGGTGATCCTGCTCGATTCGATCACGCGCCTCGGCCGTGCCTACAACACCGTGGTTCCGTCCTCGGGCAAGGTGCTGACCGGCGGTGTGGATGCCAACGCATTGCAGCGCCCGAAGCGCTTCTTCGGCGCGGCGCGTAACATCGAGGAAGGCGGCAGCCTCTCGATCATCGCTACCGCGCTGATAGATACCGGCAGCCGTATGGACGAAGTGATCTTCGAAGAATTCAAGGGCACGGGTAACAGCGAAATCGTGCTCGATCGCAAGGTCGCCGACAAGCGCATCTTCCCCGCGCTGGATGTCGGCAAGTCCGGCACCCGCAAGGAAGAGCTGCTGGTGGCCAAGGACAACCTCTCCAAGATGTGGGTCCTGCGCCGCATCCTGATGCAGATGGGCACCGTAGATGCGATGGAGTTCCTGCTCGACAAGATGAAGGATTCCAAGACCAATGAAGACTTCTTCAACACGATGAATCAATAG
- a CDS encoding CopD family protein produces MQETLASIYLFLKSGHVIFMVFWMAGLFMLPRQCIYMLDHAPGSEGEAKWATRMGKLRKIILTPSLIIVWLLGLSMAYAMGFFTEGWFHAKLTFVLAMTGFHGWLVAQTKKMARGERPLTEKQLRMIGELPGLLLVLIVTLVYLKPF; encoded by the coding sequence ATGCAGGAGACGCTGGCGTCGATTTATCTCTTCCTCAAATCGGGGCACGTGATCTTCATGGTGTTCTGGATGGCAGGGCTGTTCATGCTGCCGCGCCAGTGCATCTACATGCTCGATCATGCACCGGGATCGGAGGGCGAGGCCAAGTGGGCCACCCGCATGGGCAAGCTGCGCAAAATCATCCTTACCCCCAGCCTGATCATTGTCTGGTTGCTGGGGCTGAGCATGGCCTATGCGATGGGCTTTTTCACCGAGGGCTGGTTCCACGCCAAGCTCACCTTCGTCCTTGCGATGACGGGCTTCCATGGCTGGCTGGTGGCGCAGACGAAGAAGATGGCGCGGGGCGAACGGCCGCTCACTGAAAAGCAGCTGCGCATGATCGGCGAATTGCCGGGTCTGCTGCTCGTGCTGATCGTCACGCTGGTCTATCTGAAGCCCTTCTGA